A stretch of the Sulfolobus acidocaldarius SUSAZ genome encodes the following:
- a CDS encoding acetyl-lysine deacetylase (catalyzes N(2)-acetyl-L-lysine + H(2)O = acetate + L-lysine): MFLEKDYLKLKIKQFLLEFLSIYTPSGEEYKAKDFFEKIASELDLSLKITSTNSYLLGDGNILLVGHVDTVPGFINPKEEGEIIYGRGAVDDKGPLISMIIAASILNKNGYKVTVSALSDEENKSKGAREILRIGKKYDYIIVGEPTNTFGVVVEYRGVIHLDILCRARSEHSSSATSNLILEISKKIINTTRINTGYDDVSIVPTIFKSGEYLNVTPSSAVVHFDIRYSVKNSKDQIMSEIYREFEGCEIHEVEDISPVKVDVNSDIVKVFMRSIIKENYKPTILRKRGTSDMNILKELALKGILAYGPGNSSLEHTDHEKISLDEIFIATKVYINAIEALWPKI, from the coding sequence ATGTTCTTAGAGAAGGATTACTTAAAATTGAAAATAAAGCAGTTTCTTCTTGAATTTTTATCGATATATACACCTTCCGGAGAAGAGTATAAGGCTAAAGATTTTTTTGAGAAGATAGCCAGTGAGTTAGATTTAAGCCTTAAAATAACTAGCACAAATTCCTATCTGTTGGGAGATGGTAATATATTATTAGTAGGACATGTAGATACAGTTCCAGGCTTTATTAATCCTAAAGAGGAAGGAGAGATTATATATGGCAGAGGAGCTGTAGACGATAAAGGTCCATTAATTTCCATGATTATCGCAGCTTCCATATTGAATAAAAATGGTTACAAGGTTACTGTTAGCGCATTATCTGATGAGGAAAATAAGAGTAAAGGAGCACGAGAGATATTACGTATTGGTAAGAAATATGATTACATAATAGTAGGTGAACCAACAAACACTTTTGGTGTAGTCGTGGAGTATAGAGGCGTTATACACCTAGATATTTTATGCAGAGCAAGATCAGAGCATTCGTCCTCGGCTACTTCCAATTTAATTTTAGAAATTTCAAAGAAGATCATTAACACAACCAGAATAAACACCGGATACGATGATGTGTCCATAGTTCCAACCATATTTAAGTCGGGAGAATATTTGAATGTAACACCTTCTAGTGCAGTAGTTCACTTCGATATACGATATTCAGTTAAAAATTCTAAAGATCAAATAATGTCAGAGATATACAGAGAATTTGAAGGTTGCGAGATACATGAAGTTGAAGATATAAGCCCGGTAAAAGTGGACGTTAACAGTGATATAGTTAAAGTCTTTATGAGAAGTATCATAAAAGAAAATTATAAACCAACAATTCTAAGAAAGAGGGGAACTAGTGATATGAACATATTGAAAGAGCTAGCATTAAAAGGGATATTAGCTTATGGTCCTGGAAATTCTAGTTTAGAGCACACAGATCATGAAAAAATTTCATTGGATGAAATATTTATAGCAACTAAAGTATATATTAACGCGATTGAAGCCTTATGGCCAAAGATATGA
- a CDS encoding UDP-diphosphate synthase, whose translation MAKDMITRALLRPIYKIYEKILWSQIKDGPFPFHVGIIPDGNRRWARNNRLPLDQGYYTGYVKLRDVLTWILEIGISTVTVFALSAENCEKRTQQELSMIFKYLKIGLDELLTSDLVHKYQVRVKAIGMLDKLPEDLKKLVVDLESTTEKYNKKKLILAICYGGRQEILDAIRKIMNDYKLGIIDSKSIDESTFRKYLYDQELSDIDLLIRSSGEIRISNFLLWHLAYSELFFVDVYWPDFRKIDLWRAIRSFQKRKRNFGA comes from the coding sequence ATGGCCAAAGATATGATAACTAGAGCATTACTACGCCCAATCTATAAGATATATGAGAAGATATTATGGTCTCAGATAAAAGATGGTCCTTTCCCATTTCATGTTGGGATAATACCTGATGGTAACAGAAGATGGGCTAGAAATAACAGACTTCCTTTAGATCAGGGTTACTACACGGGATATGTGAAATTGAGAGACGTTTTGACATGGATACTTGAAATAGGTATAAGTACAGTTACAGTTTTCGCACTCTCAGCTGAAAATTGTGAAAAAAGAACTCAGCAAGAACTTTCTATGATATTTAAGTATTTAAAAATAGGATTAGATGAATTATTAACAAGCGATTTAGTACATAAGTATCAGGTCAGAGTAAAGGCAATTGGAATGCTAGATAAATTACCAGAAGATCTAAAGAAATTAGTAGTTGACCTGGAAAGTACTACTGAGAAATATAACAAGAAGAAACTTATACTGGCGATCTGTTATGGAGGCAGGCAAGAAATATTGGACGCTATAAGGAAAATCATGAATGATTATAAATTAGGTATAATAGATTCAAAATCCATAGATGAGTCTACATTTAGAAAATATTTATATGATCAAGAGTTATCCGATATTGATTTACTCATAAGATCATCAGGCGAGATAAGGATCAGCAATTTCTTACTTTGGCACTTAGCATATTCAGAACTATTCTTTGTGGATGTATATTGGCCTGATTTTCGAAAAATAGATTTATGGAGAGCAATAAGGTCATTTCAGAAAAGGAAAAGAAACTTTGGGGCTTAA
- a CDS encoding 30S ribosomal protein S8, with protein sequence MSYYQGSDSRKITGGQKGKNRDKRKYELGSPPTETKISDKDIKEKDRVAGGNFKLRLRYASYANVYDPQSKTAKKVKIISVLESPANREYARRGIIVKGTLIQTELGKAKVMSRPGQDGIINALLLRE encoded by the coding sequence ATGAGTTATTATCAAGGTAGTGATTCACGTAAAATAACAGGAGGTCAAAAAGGTAAAAATAGAGATAAGCGCAAGTATGAATTAGGCTCTCCGCCAACAGAGACTAAAATTAGCGACAAAGATATCAAAGAGAAAGATAGAGTTGCAGGCGGAAATTTTAAACTAAGGCTTAGATATGCTAGTTACGCAAATGTATATGATCCACAATCTAAAACAGCTAAGAAAGTAAAGATTATAAGTGTACTCGAATCGCCAGCTAACAGAGAATATGCCAGAAGAGGTATTATAGTTAAAGGAACTTTAATACAGACAGAGCTAGGCAAAGCCAAAGTCATGTCAAGACCTGGACAAGATGGAATTATAAACGCTCTGCTTCTGAGAGAATGA
- a CDS encoding signal peptide protein, translated as MSLRDYKEKKIAIWVAYFIADSREQGRKIRKISRKIDINILYQVSNSLGLNPLIISDKIHPRSGIQGMILVDKKAGKHHIIKMIRDELEKNK; from the coding sequence ATGAGCTTAAGAGATTATAAAGAAAAAAAGATAGCTATTTGGGTAGCTTATTTTATTGCTGATAGTAGAGAACAAGGCAGGAAAATTAGAAAAATAAGTAGAAAAATAGATATAAATATTTTATATCAAGTATCTAATTCTTTAGGGTTAAATCCACTAATTATTTCTGATAAAATTCATCCCAGATCTGGTATACAAGGAATGATTCTGGTTGATAAAAAAGCTGGTAAGCATCACATAATAAAAATGATTAGAGATGAGTTAGAAAAGAATAAATAG
- a CDS encoding NAD-dependent dehydratase — protein sequence MLYVVTGGAGYIGGHLVDTLVNQNKETIVIDNFMNGRYINNKALYLNLDLRGNNILGLKVPKESILYHLAANPDVRDSMTNTIDHFEMDVKATLNILEVARKNDVCLFIFASSSTVYGEPSKIPTPEEEQTNPISNYGIFKLLGEQLVNYYSRVYGIKSIIVRLANVIGGRVTHGVIKDFINKLRSDPNRLQILGNGKQRKSYIYITDVIDGFQVMEKSTTDQASVYNLGNEDWISVDEIARIVEEQLKLTPVHEYVDVGEGRGWPGDARYMLLDITKLKKLGWKPKYSSKEAVRLAVRDYIENGMAKN from the coding sequence ATGTTGTACGTTGTTACTGGAGGAGCAGGATATATAGGTGGTCATCTAGTCGATACTTTAGTAAACCAGAATAAAGAAACTATAGTTATAGATAATTTCATGAATGGTAGATACATTAACAATAAAGCACTGTATTTAAATTTAGATTTAAGAGGTAATAATATTCTAGGTTTGAAAGTTCCAAAAGAGAGTATATTATACCACTTAGCAGCAAATCCAGATGTAAGAGATTCAATGACAAATACAATAGATCACTTTGAGATGGATGTAAAAGCCACACTAAATATATTAGAGGTTGCGAGAAAAAATGACGTATGTCTCTTTATTTTTGCTTCATCCTCAACAGTTTATGGGGAACCATCAAAGATTCCTACTCCTGAAGAAGAGCAAACGAATCCCATATCTAATTATGGTATTTTTAAGCTACTGGGAGAACAGTTAGTGAATTATTATTCAAGGGTATATGGAATCAAGAGTATTATAGTTAGGCTAGCTAATGTTATAGGAGGAAGAGTTACACATGGGGTAATTAAAGATTTTATCAATAAATTGAGATCTGACCCGAATAGATTACAGATACTGGGAAATGGGAAACAACGTAAAAGTTACATATATATTACAGATGTAATAGATGGATTTCAGGTTATGGAGAAATCTACTACTGATCAAGCTTCTGTATATAATCTGGGAAATGAGGATTGGATATCTGTGGATGAGATAGCTCGTATTGTTGAGGAGCAATTAAAACTTACTCCCGTTCATGAATACGTTGATGTAGGAGAAGGTAGAGGATGGCCAGGTGACGCCAGATATATGTTATTAGATATAACCAAGTTGAAGAAGTTAGGATGGAAACCTAAATATTCTTCAAAAGAAGCAGTGAGACTTGCAGTGAGGGATTATATCGAGAATGGCATGGCAAAGAATTAA
- a CDS encoding acetolactate synthase: MSQPKRKEETVGKEMKGEEAIAYTLKDIGIKEVFLTYDTPSLLLDQLIKYEIKPNLCNSTREAVILADSYSRENNTVGTIIQIPGVKLLEATDIVSQAYVDSQPLLIISSLRSYRDTGKSRVGELRTPDDLMEIFKPITKMAERVLNIEELIFTIEKGYKEALSNRNRPAYVEVPEDLFKLKAYPLTPAEQKPEKKAPDKNTVAKVAELLNNSKNPVIIAGYGILASGTHKELLELAELLDIPVILTFRAKGSIPSSHPLFAGEGLGLFATEEGRHIIEESDLIIGLGTKFNQLSTAGWSMKIKGYLVNVNVDGEDISKVYMPHVPVVADAGLFLRELLNTIKTKIKEPIKRGTAEKIKKFKKAVSLPTHSEIWPYDVVMALENYNFSKIFVDISSTTLDLVRIPVEKPNTWFTSESLINRSIGVGGISRSNDENVIAVTDIKGVLDNASILAARMNKAKGKILVLNDGKSSILDVVTSDIPSIVKTGQIERFDEVLSRMFNAVNVSNIEELKKAINENTGNLKVINVKIDPNFESVLFK; encoded by the coding sequence ATGAGTCAGCCTAAAAGGAAAGAAGAGACTGTAGGTAAAGAAATGAAGGGAGAAGAGGCCATAGCTTATACTTTGAAGGATATAGGAATAAAGGAAGTATTCTTGACATATGATACACCAAGTTTATTGTTAGATCAACTTATTAAATATGAAATTAAACCAAATTTATGCAACTCTACGAGAGAAGCAGTTATTTTAGCAGACTCCTACTCTAGGGAAAACAACACAGTTGGAACTATCATACAAATTCCCGGTGTAAAATTATTAGAAGCAACTGATATAGTATCACAAGCATATGTTGATTCGCAACCACTACTAATCATTTCGTCCCTAAGATCATACAGGGATACAGGAAAGAGTAGGGTTGGCGAATTAAGAACACCTGATGATTTAATGGAAATTTTTAAACCTATCACAAAAATGGCTGAGAGAGTTCTTAACATAGAGGAGCTTATTTTTACTATAGAGAAAGGATATAAAGAGGCATTAAGTAACAGAAATAGACCTGCATATGTGGAAGTACCAGAAGACCTATTTAAACTAAAAGCTTATCCATTAACACCTGCAGAACAAAAACCTGAAAAGAAAGCCCCTGATAAGAATACAGTTGCAAAAGTTGCAGAGTTATTAAATAATTCTAAAAATCCTGTTATAATAGCAGGATATGGTATTTTAGCTTCAGGCACTCATAAAGAACTATTAGAACTCGCGGAATTACTTGACATCCCTGTTATATTAACCTTCAGAGCCAAAGGCTCTATTCCTAGTTCTCATCCATTATTTGCAGGTGAGGGTTTAGGGCTATTTGCAACAGAAGAGGGTAGGCATATAATAGAAGAGAGTGACCTAATAATAGGGTTAGGAACGAAATTTAACCAATTATCAACAGCTGGATGGTCAATGAAAATTAAAGGATACCTAGTAAACGTCAACGTAGATGGAGAAGATATATCAAAAGTATACATGCCTCATGTTCCTGTAGTAGCTGATGCAGGACTTTTCCTGAGAGAATTATTAAATACAATAAAGACTAAGATTAAAGAACCAATAAAAAGAGGTACAGCTGAGAAGATAAAGAAATTTAAAAAAGCTGTCTCGTTACCCACTCATTCAGAAATATGGCCCTATGATGTTGTGATGGCACTAGAAAACTATAACTTCAGTAAGATATTTGTAGATATCTCGTCCACTACACTAGATCTGGTTAGAATACCAGTTGAAAAGCCAAACACTTGGTTTACAAGTGAATCTTTAATTAATAGAAGTATAGGAGTTGGCGGTATATCAAGATCTAATGACGAAAATGTTATAGCCGTAACTGATATAAAAGGTGTTCTAGATAATGCTAGCATATTAGCTGCCAGAATGAATAAAGCTAAGGGTAAAATTCTCGTACTTAATGATGGAAAATCCAGCATATTAGATGTCGTCACGTCGGATATACCATCTATAGTTAAAACCGGACAGATAGAGCGATTTGATGAAGTATTAAGCAGAATGTTTAATGCAGTGAATGTATCAAATATAGAAGAGCTCAAAAAAGCCATAAATGAAAATACAGGAAATCTTAAGGTCATTAACGTAAAAATTGATCCTAATTTTGAATCCGTGTTGTTTAAATGA
- a CDS encoding nucleotidyltransferase has translation MIHFSKVGEILSEIRELTDFVIIGDTIVDISLGKKGIESDVDLFVLSISTVIDEDKIRDFAFERGWDFGKTPIDTPRLIVGLDAESLQVDMYENIQDFFVPEQIINSAKEIKIGKEYFKIITLEDYLLLKANAFREEDEDELRGIVSMIGEGKLSINKEYIRKHIDLFEENSKSIAERLRSVGIMF, from the coding sequence TTGATACATTTTAGTAAGGTAGGGGAAATTCTCAGTGAAATAAGGGAATTAACAGATTTTGTAATCATTGGGGATACAATTGTGGATATATCATTGGGTAAAAAGGGAATAGAGAGTGATGTAGATCTATTTGTACTTTCAATAAGTACAGTGATTGATGAGGATAAAATTAGAGATTTTGCATTTGAAAGGGGTTGGGATTTTGGAAAGACACCTATAGATACTCCTAGGCTAATAGTGGGACTTGATGCTGAGTCACTTCAGGTAGATATGTATGAAAACATTCAAGACTTTTTTGTACCAGAACAGATAATCAATAGTGCTAAAGAGATTAAGATAGGAAAAGAATACTTTAAAATAATTACCCTTGAAGATTACCTACTTCTAAAGGCTAACGCTTTCAGGGAAGAAGACGAAGACGAATTAAGGGGAATAGTAAGTATGATAGGTGAAGGTAAATTAAGTATAAATAAGGAATATATACGAAAACATATTGACTTATTTGAAGAAAATTCAAAAAGTATTGCAGAGAGATTAAGATCAGTCGGAATAATGTTTTAG
- a CDS encoding 50S ribosomal protein L40 gives MPLTDPVKLQIVQQRVFLKKICRDCGALNSIRATKCRRCHSSNLRAKKKELPAKKS, from the coding sequence ATGCCACTCACTGATCCAGTAAAACTACAAATTGTGCAACAAAGAGTATTTTTGAAAAAAATTTGTAGAGATTGTGGAGCATTAAACTCAATTAGAGCAACAAAATGCAGAAGATGCCACAGTTCAAATTTGAGAGCTAAAAAGAAAGAACTGCCTGCAAAGAAGAGCTAA
- a CDS encoding transcription elongation factor NusA, whose product MKIPLDYICVKSGLLCNRCQSLVEKGEVENFEVDLLKQLIELEETQFRELKDSTYHKSYKVGNLLILIVTSGSQMSYQKWIKVAKALQEKIGLRVRVLEKSNSIKSTAVQLLTPARVLGVNTVWLPDGTVQYVVRISKQEKRFLPADETSLEEALSKIHSTQVRIRVE is encoded by the coding sequence ATGAAGATACCACTAGATTATATCTGTGTTAAAAGCGGTTTATTATGTAACCGTTGTCAGTCCCTAGTAGAAAAAGGAGAAGTAGAAAATTTTGAAGTAGATCTTTTGAAACAATTAATAGAATTAGAGGAAACTCAGTTTAGAGAGCTTAAAGACTCTACTTATCATAAATCGTACAAAGTCGGCAATTTGTTGATACTTATAGTTACCAGCGGTTCACAGATGTCTTATCAAAAATGGATAAAGGTTGCTAAAGCATTACAAGAAAAGATAGGTCTTAGAGTAAGAGTATTAGAGAAGTCAAACAGCATAAAATCGACTGCAGTACAACTTCTCACCCCAGCAAGAGTATTAGGAGTAAATACAGTGTGGTTACCTGATGGAACTGTACAATATGTGGTTAGAATATCAAAACAAGAGAAAAGATTTTTACCCGCCGACGAAACTTCTCTTGAAGAAGCATTATCTAAAATTCATTCTACACAAGTTAGAATAAGGGTGGAATGA
- the aspC gene encoding aspartyl-tRNA synthetase (catalyzes a two-step reaction, first charging an aspartate molecule by linking its carboxyl group to the alpha-phosphate of ATP, followed by transfer of the aminoacyl-adenylate to its tRNA; contains discriminating and non-discriminating subtypes) — MMKDYYIKNVTQDLDGKEVTLAGWVHNIRDLGGKKFLLLRDKTGIGQIVVDKSSPSFQEISDISQESVIMVKGVVKADNRAPNGVEVHAKEIKILSKAKSPLPLDVSGKVKADIDTRLKERVLDLRRQEMQSILKIQNITLKSFRETLYKEGFVEVFTPKIIASATEGGAQLFSVIYFGETAFLAQSPQLYKELLAGVVEKVFEIAPAWRAEDSDTPYHLAEFISMDVEMAFGNYEDTMKLLEKLIYNIVNSVKSEASDELKILSHNLPDVKIPIKRLTYKDAIEILQSKGYNIKFGDDIGTPESRVLYNELKEDLYFITDWPTLSRPFYTKSKDTDPNVSESFDLIYRWLEIASGSTRNHKREVLEDSLRKRGLKPENFEFFLRWFDYGMPPHTGFGMGFARLLVMLTGIHNVKEIVPFPRDKKRLVP, encoded by the coding sequence TTGATGAAAGACTACTATATTAAAAATGTGACCCAAGATCTTGATGGAAAAGAAGTTACTTTAGCGGGTTGGGTGCATAACATAAGGGATTTAGGAGGCAAGAAATTTTTATTACTTAGAGATAAGACTGGCATAGGACAAATTGTAGTTGATAAATCAAGTCCCTCATTTCAAGAAATATCAGATATAAGCCAAGAAAGCGTAATAATGGTAAAAGGAGTTGTTAAAGCAGATAATAGAGCACCTAATGGTGTTGAAGTTCATGCTAAAGAGATTAAAATCTTAAGCAAAGCCAAATCTCCTTTACCGTTAGATGTAAGTGGAAAAGTTAAAGCAGATATAGATACAAGGCTTAAGGAGAGAGTATTAGATCTTAGAAGGCAGGAGATGCAATCTATATTAAAAATACAAAATATTACTCTGAAATCGTTTAGAGAAACTTTATATAAAGAGGGTTTCGTGGAAGTATTTACACCGAAAATAATAGCCTCAGCCACAGAGGGCGGTGCTCAGCTCTTTTCTGTTATTTATTTTGGAGAGACTGCATTTTTAGCTCAAAGTCCACAGTTATACAAAGAGCTATTAGCTGGCGTAGTTGAAAAGGTGTTTGAGATTGCTCCTGCATGGAGAGCTGAAGATTCAGACACACCATATCATTTAGCAGAGTTCATAAGTATGGATGTAGAAATGGCATTTGGAAATTATGAAGACACGATGAAACTTCTAGAGAAACTAATTTATAACATAGTTAATTCTGTAAAAAGTGAGGCCTCAGACGAATTGAAGATATTATCTCATAACTTACCTGATGTAAAAATTCCTATAAAACGTCTCACATATAAGGATGCAATAGAAATACTACAGAGTAAGGGTTACAATATAAAATTTGGAGACGATATAGGAACACCTGAGTCTAGAGTGTTATATAACGAGTTAAAGGAAGACTTATACTTCATTACAGATTGGCCTACTCTGTCTAGACCGTTCTATACGAAGTCTAAAGATACCGATCCGAATGTAAGTGAAAGTTTTGATTTAATATACAGGTGGTTAGAGATAGCTTCAGGTAGCACCAGAAACCATAAGAGAGAAGTGCTAGAAGATTCCTTACGAAAGAGAGGATTAAAGCCTGAGAACTTTGAATTCTTCTTAAGATGGTTCGACTATGGTATGCCTCCCCACACAGGATTTGGAATGGGTTTTGCTAGACTTTTAGTGATGTTAACTGGAATTCATAACGTTAAAGAAATAGTGCCATTCCCAAGAGATAAAAAGAGACTCGTACCTTAA
- a CDS encoding tRNA pseudouridine synthase D: MNYSDLDSFLGLEKYYIQEEWEPLQISINRPEGFKVIEEISETPVNEWKGESNGTYSAYLLTKKGIDHFSVINMLKKLMKRKIHYLGIKDANAITQQIIYVKGNPPITSYDSGKFEIRFVGHFSRQLNHTGNRFEIELSTTDQNELQKRLHKLSTTKFLFAYIGYQRFGTKRPVTHIVGKYLLLKDWCQAVDWIVGHPFSTENENLIYARRAYEQKDFETSLQLFPRKFKDEINILKSLMNGDDCLAAIKKIVTPHAFFVEAYQSFLYNKYLSKIADRLRGKESEDLMIRIPSDLSNVSDDNLKEIVHEENIENTRFNVKELKIRLRDFTRSPFMKLRNIKIKQNKISFSLDRGMYATTVLREISRYDPKSYT; the protein is encoded by the coding sequence ATGAATTACTCTGATCTGGACTCCTTCTTAGGTCTAGAGAAATACTACATTCAAGAGGAGTGGGAACCATTACAAATATCCATAAATAGACCTGAAGGGTTTAAGGTTATAGAAGAAATATCTGAAACTCCCGTAAATGAATGGAAAGGAGAAAGTAACGGAACTTATTCAGCTTATCTTTTAACAAAAAAAGGAATAGATCATTTTTCTGTAATCAATATGCTAAAAAAACTTATGAAGAGAAAAATCCATTATCTAGGCATAAAAGATGCGAATGCCATAACTCAACAAATAATTTACGTAAAGGGAAATCCACCAATTACTTCTTACGATAGCGGAAAATTTGAAATTCGATTTGTAGGACATTTTTCTCGTCAATTAAATCACACAGGTAATAGATTTGAAATTGAATTAAGCACAACAGACCAAAATGAGTTACAGAAGAGATTGCATAAATTATCAACTACAAAATTTCTCTTTGCGTACATAGGCTATCAAAGATTTGGAACAAAAAGACCTGTAACACATATAGTCGGAAAATATTTATTACTTAAAGATTGGTGCCAAGCGGTAGATTGGATAGTAGGACATCCATTCTCCACTGAAAATGAAAATTTGATTTATGCTAGAAGAGCGTATGAACAAAAAGACTTTGAAACATCATTGCAACTATTTCCCCGCAAATTTAAGGACGAGATAAACATATTGAAGTCTCTAATGAATGGAGATGACTGCCTTGCAGCAATTAAAAAAATTGTAACTCCACATGCATTTTTTGTAGAGGCTTATCAATCTTTTTTATATAATAAATATTTGTCGAAAATTGCAGATAGATTAAGAGGAAAAGAGTCTGAGGATTTAATGATAAGAATTCCGTCAGATTTATCTAACGTTAGTGATGACAATTTAAAGGAAATTGTACATGAGGAAAACATAGAAAATACAAGATTTAATGTAAAGGAATTAAAGATAAGACTCAGAGATTTTACTAGAAGTCCTTTTATGAAACTAAGAAATATTAAAATAAAACAAAACAAAATTTCCTTTTCATTAGACAGAGGCATGTATGCTACAACAGTATTGAGGGAAATATCAAGATATGATCCAAAATCTTACACTTAA
- a CDS encoding peptidyl-tRNA hydrolase (catalyzes the hydrolysis of N-substituted aminoacyl-tRNA) yields MKMAVLVRTDLDMGKGKIAAQVAHAAVSLVLDIVQNRSKLEWKKWLETWISQGQPKIVLKVKNLDELLERYNKALQSGLPAIIIQDAGKTQIEPGTITCIGIGPGPEEMIDNITGDLKLL; encoded by the coding sequence ATGAAAATGGCTGTGCTCGTTAGAACAGACCTAGATATGGGAAAAGGGAAAATTGCAGCGCAAGTGGCTCATGCAGCGGTTTCATTAGTACTAGATATTGTTCAAAATAGATCCAAACTGGAGTGGAAAAAATGGTTAGAAACGTGGATAAGTCAAGGGCAACCGAAAATAGTCTTAAAGGTAAAAAATTTGGACGAATTGTTAGAAAGGTATAATAAGGCATTACAAAGTGGACTTCCAGCTATTATAATACAAGATGCAGGAAAAACTCAAATTGAACCCGGAACTATTACATGTATAGGTATAGGACCAGGACCAGAAGAAATGATTGACAATATAACTGGTGATCTGAAATTACTATGA
- a CDS encoding RNA-binding protein gives MYAMGVSFRLSLKEEIEPIVCSSCGKILHPREKGDEFYCPNCGQVLIRRCYYCRKQVVVYVCPKCGFEGP, from the coding sequence ATGTATGCGATGGGTGTAAGTTTTAGGTTAAGCTTAAAAGAAGAGATAGAACCGATTGTATGCTCAAGCTGTGGAAAGATTTTGCATCCCAGAGAGAAGGGTGATGAGTTCTACTGTCCTAATTGTGGGCAAGTTCTAATAAGGCGTTGCTATTACTGTAGAAAACAAGTAGTGGTATATGTCTGCCCGAAATGTGGGTTTGAAGGTCCATAA
- a CDS encoding elongation factor 1-beta, which translates to MADVLVILKVFPESDEINLTQLSEEIKKRLPEGYRLVKNETEPIAYGLKALIAYIQMPENTEGGTDKLEELVNGIEGVSHAEVVNVTRLGF; encoded by the coding sequence GTGGCAGATGTACTTGTAATACTTAAAGTATTTCCGGAAAGTGATGAAATTAATTTGACACAATTAAGTGAAGAAATAAAGAAAAGATTGCCAGAAGGATATAGGTTGGTAAAGAATGAGACAGAGCCTATAGCCTATGGATTAAAAGCATTGATAGCGTATATACAAATGCCTGAAAACACAGAAGGTGGAACGGATAAATTAGAAGAATTGGTAAATGGGATTGAAGGAGTAAGTCATGCCGAAGTAGTTAATGTGACTAGATTAGGTTTTTAA